In Oscillospiraceae bacterium, one DNA window encodes the following:
- the rpsO gene encoding 30S ribosomal protein S15, whose protein sequence is MLKDEKQTIISTYRTHETDTGSPEVQIAILTSRINALNEHLKANNKDHHSRRGLLKMVGHRRNLLNYLMKKDINRYRAIIEKLNIRK, encoded by the coding sequence ATGCTGAAAGACGAAAAGCAAACAATTATCTCTACCTACCGCACTCACGAAACCGATACCGGTTCTCCCGAAGTGCAGATCGCGATTCTTACCTCAAGAATCAACGCTCTCAACGAGCACCTCAAGGCTAACAACAAGGACCATCACTCCCGTCGCGGTCTTCTGAAGATGGTTGGTCACAGAAGAAACCTTCTCAACTACCTTATGAAGAAGGATATCAACCGTTACAGAGCAATAATCGAAAAACTCAACATCAGAAAGTAA
- a CDS encoding polyribonucleotide nucleotidyltransferase, whose product MFKDLVFENHKTFEYTLAGRPLVIETGKMAQLANGSCLVRYGDTVILACATASAKPRDGIDFLPLSVDFEERLYSVGKIPGGFLKREGRPSEKAILTSRVIDRPIRPLFPKDLRNDICLSMTVLSVDQDNSPEIAAMIGASVALSISDIPWNGPIAGVFMGMVDGELVINPNEKQNEVSTLQLTVAGSREKVVMIEAGAKEVNNDDMYKAIMMAHDEIKNIVAFIDSIVAEVGKPKFPYDSCEVDHDMFDAIAEFAEEDVKAALDTDDKNVRDERLQPIIDAIHEKFDEVYPEQGVMIDECIYKLQKKIVRRWLLDEGKRVDGRRMDQIRPLAAEVGLFPRVHGSGMFTRGQTQVMTIATLGPVGDQQILEGLDNDEFKRYMHHYNMPGYSVGEAKASRSPGRREIGHGALAERSLLPVIPSVEEFPYAIRLVSEVISSNGSTSQASVCGSTLALMDAGVPIKAPVAGISCGLITEGERWMTMIDIQGLEDFFGDMDFKVAGTKNGITSIQMDLKIDGLTPEIIRNALDTTYAARLEILDDIILKAIPAPREDVSQYAPKMITTTIDVDKIREVIGPGGKVIQKIVADTGAKVDIEDDGSIFIAAVDKEAGYKALAMINAIAKDPEIGSVYNGKVTRLMTFGCFVEFAPGKEGLVHISKLDKKRVEKVEDIVQVGDIIPVKLIEIDDKGRINLSRKDALPAEE is encoded by the coding sequence ATGTTCAAAGACCTGGTTTTTGAAAACCATAAGACTTTCGAGTACACTCTTGCAGGCCGTCCCCTCGTTATCGAGACCGGTAAAATGGCTCAGCTTGCCAACGGCTCCTGTCTGGTTCGCTACGGCGATACCGTTATTCTCGCTTGCGCTACCGCAAGTGCAAAGCCCCGTGACGGAATTGATTTTCTCCCTCTGTCCGTGGATTTTGAAGAAAGACTTTACTCGGTAGGTAAAATTCCCGGCGGCTTCCTCAAGAGAGAGGGACGCCCCTCCGAAAAGGCTATTCTTACCTCCCGTGTTATCGACAGACCTATCCGTCCTCTTTTCCCCAAGGATTTGAGAAATGATATCTGTCTGTCCATGACCGTTCTGTCCGTTGACCAGGACAATTCCCCCGAAATCGCCGCTATGATAGGCGCTTCTGTTGCGCTTTCTATTTCCGATATTCCCTGGAACGGTCCTATTGCAGGCGTATTCATGGGTATGGTAGACGGCGAATTGGTTATCAATCCCAACGAAAAGCAGAATGAGGTTTCCACCCTTCAGCTTACCGTTGCAGGCTCCCGCGAAAAGGTCGTTATGATTGAAGCAGGCGCCAAGGAAGTTAACAACGATGATATGTATAAGGCCATTATGATGGCTCATGACGAAATCAAGAACATTGTTGCTTTCATTGACTCCATTGTTGCCGAAGTAGGCAAGCCCAAGTTCCCCTACGACTCCTGCGAGGTTGACCATGATATGTTTGATGCTATTGCAGAATTTGCAGAGGAAGATGTTAAGGCCGCTCTTGATACCGACGACAAGAACGTACGCGATGAGCGCCTCCAGCCCATCATTGATGCTATCCACGAAAAATTCGACGAAGTATACCCCGAACAGGGCGTTATGATCGACGAATGTATCTATAAACTTCAGAAGAAAATTGTCCGCCGCTGGTTGCTTGATGAAGGTAAGCGTGTTGACGGACGCCGTATGGACCAGATAAGACCTCTGGCGGCTGAAGTAGGTCTGTTCCCCAGAGTTCACGGCTCGGGTATGTTCACCCGCGGTCAGACTCAGGTTATGACCATTGCTACTCTCGGCCCCGTAGGCGATCAGCAGATTCTTGAGGGACTTGACAACGACGAGTTCAAGAGATATATGCATCACTACAACATGCCTGGCTACTCGGTAGGCGAGGCAAAGGCTTCCAGAAGCCCCGGACGCCGCGAAATCGGTCACGGTGCACTGGCTGAACGTTCACTTCTGCCTGTAATCCCCTCTGTTGAGGAATTTCCCTACGCTATAAGACTTGTTTCCGAGGTTATCTCCTCCAACGGTTCTACCTCTCAGGCTTCTGTCTGTGGCTCAACCCTTGCTCTTATGGATGCAGGTGTTCCGATTAAGGCTCCCGTTGCAGGTATCTCCTGCGGTCTTATCACCGAGGGCGAGCGCTGGATGACTATGATAGACATTCAGGGTCTTGAGGACTTCTTCGGCGATATGGACTTCAAGGTTGCAGGTACTAAAAACGGTATCACCTCCATTCAGATGGACCTTAAGATAGACGGTCTTACCCCCGAAATCATCCGTAACGCTCTGGATACCACCTATGCGGCACGTCTTGAAATCCTTGACGATATAATTCTCAAGGCTATCCCGGCACCCCGCGAGGATGTATCTCAGTATGCTCCCAAGATGATTACCACCACCATTGACGTGGATAAAATCCGTGAGGTAATCGGTCCCGGCGGAAAGGTAATCCAGAAAATCGTTGCCGACACCGGTGCTAAGGTTGATATCGAGGATGACGGAAGCATCTTCATCGCCGCTGTTGATAAGGAAGCAGGCTACAAGGCTCTTGCAATGATTAATGCCATTGCAAAAGACCCCGAAATCGGCTCTGTTTACAACGGTAAGGTAACAAGACTTATGACCTTCGGCTGCTTTGTAGAGTTCGCTCCCGGCAAGGAGGGACTTGTACACATCTCCAAGCTGGATAAGAAGCGTGTTGAAAAGGTTGAGGACATCGTTCAGGTAGGCGACATTATCCCTGTTAAGCTTATCGAAATCGACGACAAAGGAAGAATAAATCTGTCCAGAAAGGACGCTCTTCCTGCCGAAGAATAA
- the rnhA gene encoding ribonuclease HI has protein sequence MKKVTVYTDGACSGNPGAGGYAAILLYNGKTKEISGGERETTNNRMELCALIAGLEALKEPCEVELYSDSKYVIDSITKGWVYSWQKNGWIKSDKKPALNRDLWEKLLALLQIHKVSYVWVKGHAGNIYNERCDKLAVEQSMQYK, from the coding sequence ATGAAAAAGGTAACCGTTTACACTGACGGAGCCTGCTCGGGAAACCCCGGCGCAGGCGGATATGCCGCGATTTTGCTGTATAACGGCAAAACCAAGGAAATAAGCGGCGGCGAAAGAGAAACCACAAATAACCGCATGGAGCTGTGCGCACTTATTGCAGGCCTTGAAGCTCTCAAAGAGCCCTGTGAGGTGGAGCTGTACAGTGATTCAAAATACGTTATAGATTCCATCACCAAGGGCTGGGTCTATTCCTGGCAGAAAAACGGATGGATAAAGTCGGACAAGAAGCCTGCATTGAACAGAGACCTTTGGGAAAAACTATTGGCACTGCTTCAAATTCACAAGGTTTCTTACGTCTGGGTCAAGGGTCACGCAGGTAACATCTATAACGAAAGGTGCGACAAATTGGCTGTTGAGCAGTCCATGCAGTACAAATAA